A window of Halichoerus grypus chromosome 12, mHalGry1.hap1.1, whole genome shotgun sequence contains these coding sequences:
- the EVX1 gene encoding homeobox even-skipped homolog protein 1, producing the protein MESRKDMVMFLDAGQLGTLVGKRVSSLSEAVGSPLPEPPEKMVPRGCLSPRAGPPGARERGGGGLEEEPVDGLAGSAAGPGAEPRAAGAAVLGPGPPAPSADSLSGQGQPSSSDTESDFYEEIEVSCTPDCATGNAEYQHSKGPSSEALASSPSSGSEAPKSNSNGSSQGTLACSASDQMRRYRTAFTREQIARLEKEFYRENYVSRPRRCELAAALNLPETTIKVWFQNRRMKDKRQRLAMTWPHPADPAFYTYMMSHAAAAGGLPYPFPSHLPLPYYSPVGLGAASAASAAASPFSGPLRPLDTFRVLSQPYPRPELLCAFRHPPLYPGPAHGLGAAAGGPCSCLACHSGPANGLAPRAAAASDFTCASTSRSDSFLSFAPSVLSKASSVALDQREEVPLTR; encoded by the exons ATGGAGAGCCGAAAGGACATGGTTATGTTTCTGGATGCGGGTCAGCTTGGTACTCTGGTTGGCAAGAGGGTCTCCAGTTTGTCCGAAGCCGTGGGCAGCCCGCTGCCTGAGCCGCCCGAGAAGATGGTGCCCCGTGGTTGCCTGAGCCCGCGGGCCGGCCCTCCGGGCGCCCGGGAGCGCGGCGGGGGAGGCCTGGAGGAGGAGCCGGTCGACGGACTAGCAGGCAGCGCTGCGGGGCCGGGCGCCGAGCCGCGGGCAGCCGGGGCTGCGGTGCTCGGCCCCGGACCTCCGGCCCCCTCCGCCGACAGCCTCTCGGGTCAGGGGCAACCTAGCAGCTCAGACACCGAGTCGGATTTCTATGAAGAAATCGAGGTGAGCTGCACCCCGGACTGCGCCACGGGGAACGCCGAGTACCAGCACAGCAAAG GGCCCAGCTCAGAAGCACTGGCCAGCAGTCCCAGCAGCGGCAGCGAGGCCCCCAAGAGCAACAGTAACGGCAGCTCACAGGGCACCCTGGCCTGCAGCGCCAGCGACCAGATGCGCCGCTACCGCACGGCCTTCACCCGGGAGCAGATTGCCCGGCTGGAGAAGGAGTTCTACAGGGAGAACTATGTGTCCAGGCCGCGGAGATGTGAGCTGGCCGCCGCCCTAAACCTGCCGGAAACCACCATCAAG gTGTGGTTCCAGAACCGGCGCATGAAGGACAAACGGCAGCGGCTGGCCATGACGTGGCCGCACCCGGCCGACCCCGCCTTCTACACGTACATGATGAGCCACGCGGCGGCCGCGGGCGGCCTGCCCTACCCCTTCCCGTCGCACCTGCCCCTGCCCTACTACTCGCCGGTGGGCCTGGGCGCCGCGTCCGCCGCGTCCGCCGCCGCCTCGCCCTTCAGCGGTCCGCTGCGCCCGCTCGACACCTTCCGCGTGCTCTCGCAGCCCTACCCGCGGCCCGAACTGCTGTGCGCCTTCCGCCACCCGCCGCTCTACCCCGGCCCGGCTCACGGACTGGGCGCGGCGGCCGGCGGCCCCTGCTCCTGCCTCGCCTGCCACAGCGGCCCGGCCAACGGGCTGgcgccccgcgccgccgccgcctcggaCTTCACCTGTGCCTCCACCTCCCGCTCggactccttcctctccttcgCGCCCTCCGTGCTCAGCAAGGCCTCCTCCGTCGCGCTGGACCAGAGGGAGGAGGTGCCCCTCACCAGATAA